A single genomic interval of Drosophila virilis strain 15010-1051.87 chromosome 2, Dvir_AGI_RSII-ME, whole genome shotgun sequence harbors:
- the LOC6633039 gene encoding GPALPP motifs-containing protein 1 has protein sequence MTSDFSSSSAEEHRRKRKHKKQDRDDADKRKKLKKHKHEKRHKEKKRSRYLESPEQEQLRQQMPVVPPRQIPEAVDNADAFGPALPPHLTRPQIEPQARSPSIIGPVMPSQLPEPTTTQADLVEGEEDATDDLVGTFGPIPNATQVQLEERALALKLAALDGAMGTSTAEQDVREEWMLELPEVGLKSGLAALNNMKRTFYQGKERPDFSDRSSWTKTPQSAAAGPKPCSSKDLEKSALVNYERQRDEEQERIAKTHKKKHKRDESLVDLHQKKLRKEQRERERELAASGSKPERRPFSRDVDLKLNKIDKNQTKQIVNKAKILNTKFSSGQAKYL, from the exons ATGACAAGCGATTTCAGCAGCTCGAGCGCCGAAGAACACAGGCGAAAGCGAAAACATAAAAAGCAAGACAGGGATGATGCCGATAAGAGGAAGAAGTtgaaaaaacacaaacatgaAAAGCGCCACAAGGAAAAGAAGCGCAGCAGGTATCTCGAATCACCTGAGCAAGAACAACTGCGCCAACAAATGCCCGTGGTGCCACCCAGACAGATACCGGAGGCGGTTGACAATGCAGATGCCTTTGGGCCTGCGCTTCCACCACATTTGACCAGACCCCAGATAGAACCTCAGGCACGATCGCCGTCGATCATTGGACCCGTCATGCCTAGCCAACTTCCGgagccaacaacaactcaaGCTGATTTAGTTGAAGGCGAGGAAGATGCCACTGATGACCTGGTGGGTACGTTTGGACCCATACCAAATGCCACACAAGTGCAGCTGGAAGAACGCGCTTTGGCCTTAAAGCTAGCTGCCTTGGATGGCGCCATGGGCACTTCTACAGCGGAACAAGATGTACGCGAAGAATGGATGCTGGAGTTGCCCGAGGTGGGTCTGAAGAGCGGTCTTGCAGCTCTAAACAATATGAAGCGGACATTCTACCAGGGCAAAGAGCGTCCGGATTTTAGTGATCGTAGCAGCTGGACCAAGACACCGCAGAGTGCCGCCGCTGGCCCAAAACCATGTAGCTCCAAGGATTTGGAGAAATCAGCGCTGGTTAACTATGAGCGACAGCGTGACGAGGAGCAGGAGCGCATTGCTaagacacacaaaaaaaaacacaaacgcGATGAGTCTCTAGTCGATTTGCATCAGAAAAAACTGCGCAAGGAGCAGCGTGAACGG GAAAGGGAGCTGGCTGCCAGCGGTTCCAAGCCCGAACGGCGCCCCTTTAGCCGTGACGTGGACCTAAAGCTCAACAAGATTGACAAAAATCAAACCAAGCAAATAGTGAATAAGGCTAAGATACTTAACACAAAGTTCTCCAGCGGTCAAGCGAAGTATCTATGA
- the LOC6633040 gene encoding phosphatidate cytidylyltransferase, mitochondrial — protein sequence MLDLYRRAVARFPLGNVSYMFAYGSGVKQQVGYECISQRPDSKNVIDLVFCVRDTVGFHAENIHRHSSHYSALRYLGANFVTQYQELLGARVYFNTLVPLHDLGVTIKYGVVHEEHLIEDLLHWRHLYLAGRLQKPVTDLVNLDDNTRLKCALERNLQSACQVALLLLPEKFTSYELFTVIAGLSYKGDFRMIFGENKQKVHNIVQPQLSEFFALYQPAMRHLSKYLAVNMHGVEPGSLKPAIIFEQDKSRDATRFHLRHLPKELRGRLQRNAACRGDYTDVVEYLVAAPQPSKIVQVSVNDIVWRSSITQSLKNIATAGIIKSLVYSYRKALKTFAV from the coding sequence ATGCTGGACTTGTACAGGCGCGCGGTTGCTCGCTTTCCACTGGGCAATGTCAGTTACATGTTTGCCTATGGCTCCGGCGTAAAACAGCAGGTGGGCTACGAATGTATCAGCCAGAGGCCGGACTCTAAAAATGTCATCGATTTAGTATTTTGCGTACGTGATACCGTGGGCTTCCATGCGGAGAATATACATCGGCATTCCAGTCATTATTCGGCGTTGCGTTATCTAGGCGCAAACTTTGTGACACAGTATCAAGAGCTCTTGGGCGCACGGGTTTATTTCAACACGCTTGTCCCGTTGCATGATCTTGGCGTGACCATCAAATACGGTGTGGTGCATGAGGAGCATTTAATTGAGGATTTGCTTCATTGGCGGCACTTATATTTGGCTGGACGCCTGCAAAAGCCCGTTACTGATCTCGTTAATCTGGACGACAATACACGACTTAAGTGTGCGTTGGAACGAAACCTGCAGTCAGCGTGCCAGgtcgctctgctgctgctgcccgagAAATTTACTAGCTACGAGCTATTCACTGTCATTGCTGGACTCAGCTACAAGGGCGACTTTCGCATGATTTTTGGCGAGAATAAGCAGAAGGTGCACAATATTGTCCAGCCACAACTCTCTGAGTTCTTTGCGCTTTACCAGCCGGCCATGCGGCATCTGTCAAAGTACTTGGCCGTGAATATGCATGGCGTGGAACCGGGTTCACTAAAGCCAGCGATTATTTTTGAGCAAGATAAATCTCGCGATGCCACGCGATTTCATCTCCGCCATTTACCCAAGGAGCTGCGCGGTCGTCTGCAGCGCAATGCCGCTTGCCGCGGTGACTACACGGATGTGGTAGAATATCTGGTGGCAGCACCACAGCCCTCCAAAATAGTCCAGGTCTCGGTTAATGACATTGTCTGGCGCAGCAGCATCACGCAATCGCTCAAAAATATAGCCACTGCGGGCATAATCAAGTCCTTGGTCTACAGCTATCGCAAGGCACTGAAGACTTTCGCCGTTTAA